The genomic region CTCCTCGTCGCCGCGGACAACGGCTCCGGCCTCGCGGGCCTGCTCGCCTTCCTCGTCGCCGTCGCCTACCTGCTCGGCCTCGTCTACCTCGGCGTCGTCTGGCACCTCGCCAGCGTCGTCTCCGTGCTCGAGGACCACAAGGGCTTCGCCGCCATGCGCAAGAGCAAGGACCTCATCAGGGGGAAGCTCGTCACCGCGGGTGCTATCTTCTTCACGCTCAACGTCGTCTTCGCCGCCGTCGAGCTCGGCTTCCGCGCCTGGGTCGTCAGGGGATCCGGCGCCGCGTCGTCAAGGCTCTTGCTCGGCCTCATCATGCTCGCCGCGCTCTGCTGCGTCGTCATGCTCGCGCTCGTCACGCAGACCGTCGTCTACCTCGTGTGCAAGAGCTACCACCACGAGAGCCTCGACAAGGCCAACATCTCCGACCACCTCGAGGTCTACCTCGGCGACTACGTCCCGCTAAAGGCGTCCGACGTGCAGATGGAGCAGTTCCAGGTCTGACTGTGAATCCCATAGCTTCTCTGTCTTTATCACTGCTCGCCAATCCATCCTCTGATGCCGGAATTCTCCTGTTACCACCGGCAGCCAGGTAATCTGTAATTGTGTACGTACAGCAGGCAGCAGGTGATGAACATACTTGCGTTAAGTAGGAAGAATTGGGAATTTTTGTCTTGGGGGTACAAGAATAATGGGGATCTGTACTTCCCTTAGTCTCTTCCTCAAGGACATGGTTCCTTCCCTTGTTTACATGATTTATAAACAGGAGATGAATGGAATTGGGCATGCCGAATTTACAAACTTACTATCAGGAGATGAATGCCTGATTGCTGTGGTGGTACAGATATGCATGTTGTGTCTATATGATGTTTACCCTACCATTTTCAACATTTCTATCGGCCACTTGCTGTGCTAGGTCGGGGATTTTGATATTTGTCATCACCACGCCCACATTTCATAGACGATGGGCCCACATTTCATAGACACAGTGACAATTATAACAAAGAGACAATGTAAAATTTCAATTTATTTCGCAGTCAATCTGTGATTCAGAATGAACTGGGCGGCCGCCCACATAAGCACCCTAGTTtgctgcccagtgctacaattggCTGTCCTACTCTGCTCTTGATAACAAGAGACTCAAGCTCAACAGTCAACACATAAGCACAGCCAAGTAACTTCTTCATACAGCAAACACAGCTAGCTGTCTGACCTTCTCCAATTTGAGAAGGCAGGGCGATGTTTCATGCAATGTTTTAGATACCTAGGCTGTGCTAACTGGCCGATACAAACTATGTCCAATTGAGTCCCAAGACTAATTCTCAAGGAACAACACCCGTAAAAACTTGACTCTTTTGAAGCGGACGTGTCCCTCTCACCGCTGTAAAAAAAACGGAAAACGAAAGGGCAGAAAAAAAAAAGATATGATAACACGGCTGGTTGAATACACAGGTCGATAATGTCGATTGAATACACAGGCCGACAAATGTTGTAGCTAATGGTCATTATCAGCCTATATATTGAGCGGGCAGTGGTCTTATTTTTATATATTAGTATTTAATATTTTTATTAGTTTTATATGATTCTAGTTATTTTTGTGGATACTAGACTTAAATACATAGTAAACTCATCAAGATTTGTATTGTTGCAATAGTTTCTCGACCAAGGATCAGTCATAATTTGTCTTCCCTTCAAACGTTCAATCTTTTTCTAGCCTTTTCGCTAGGCTTTAATACGTACCGGCTTTGCTGTTTCTACATTGTTTTTATCTTTATAGATTACAGATACAGCAGTCTCAACTGTTGACTTTAATCTAAAGCGAATAGCCCCCTAACACCTCCATCATAATCAAGGCTGATAGATCGTCTTGGAATCCTCGATCTCGAAGACTACTATTGTGTTGTGGCCAAGTTAGATGATACTAAAATGCACAAGTGTTACAAAGTAGTAGTATGTTTTGTTGATTTAACTGATATGCATAAGAGTACACACACTTTTATCTCCATCCGGCCCTCCCTCGCGTTGAGGTACTTGTGCATTGACCATGTCACATAGAACCCGCATTCGTTGCTGATCTAGGCTTTGCACGTCTATATAATCAACATCAAATAGTCTGTCCCGTCTAGTTTTTTCTTGATAGTCTTCGACGTTATAAAGTGTGAAATACGATGATATTAGAACCTTGAATGTGATATTTGAGTACAAAAATATGTGTCACTGGCTTCACTTAATTGTTATCACCACAAGTAGTTACTTGATCTGAGAATGTCCCCTTCCTTTTTCTTGATAGTGTTCGACACTATAAAGTGTGAAAGGCTACGATATTACAACCTCGAATATAGGCCTAAGTAACACACAAGTGAGTAAGCGAAAAGATTTATGAAAACACCGCAAAAATGCTAACTAGGCTCTAATAAGTTTGTCAAAACACTTGAGATTATCTCGTTTCAAAAGAGAGAGAAAATGTCCATATAATCAATATCGTTGTAAAACGAGCTAAGAAATTTGGTACATCGAATGGATGAGGGTGATTTCTCTCAAAAGATGCTTGCCCTCAAGATTTGATACATTATTCACTATTATTATGAGAGACGATCTTAAGGCCTTGCCCGTCTGTCTAGGATTGTACCAGGAATCGTTTCAACTGattaaagtttatataaattactcGATCAATCCGTTTAGGAATCGTTCTAACCCACCGTTTAGTAGAaaaccaaacggggcctaagGGAGTAACCCTAACTCAACTACTATGGGATAGATTTGGCTCTTGACGTAACACGTCTATCACAAAACATAACATTAGTCTCGAGGTTGTTGTAAATCATGCGTTCTCATACTTGTTAGAAATTAGAATGAAGATTGCGTGCTATGGAGCCACACATGTGATTATCGAGATACTGTCTGGCCTCACTGCGATATCCTCTTCTTCTCTGTCCTCAAAGTTGATGTCTATTTTGAAAATAAAGATCTCATGGCTCCGTTCAAAGCTTTCCATGCTATCGATAGAGTGCAGGGCTTGGTAGTCGAAATAGCTGAAATGATGACTCTGACCTGATTGGTCAATGAAGGTGACTACACGGGAATAAGTAGAGGTGTTTTACGAACTATTAGTCAGCGTATGTATGATGTGTTCTTTTTATGTGGCAATAAGGATTAGGTTTTGTTGGACGTCTGTCCGTAAGTGGGACTTCCATGTATGCCATTAAAAAATATACTCATTTTTGTGTGCCACTGACCCCACATGTCATAGATAAAAAAATTTTATCTATATGTCACTCAGTGGCACATAAGGAATGAATATAAAATCTGGTGGCATTCCTTTCTCCTATCCTTCCCCCTCTGACTTTGTTGGGGTCGAGCGTATTGTATTGTTTGTTTTACTGATTCGGGTTGGAGATTGAAAATTTAGGACTAGAGAGAGATCCACGTGTAGACTGAGAAAATATGGTATTTTCCAGCCTGGTAATCTCCTCCCAAGTTTTATCTGTCAAAGGTTGAAATTCGCTCTTCCTTAA from Zea mays cultivar B73 chromosome 6, Zm-B73-REFERENCE-NAM-5.0, whole genome shotgun sequence harbors:
- the LOC100276777 gene encoding uncharacterized protein isoform X1 yields the protein MECEPEELQFLGVVGIYRFSAEILRGPHRPLFARIAAAFALPLSALFLLHVAISHALFTHIDSDDTALDASSPGTDTQRRLLSRLASDWLALLLFKSAYLLALLLLSLLSVAASVFSVASVYSAKRDALTFPRVLSVVPRVWRRLAATFLAAFALLFAYHAVAVLVFVGLLVAADNGSGLAGLLAFLVAVAYLLGLVYLGVVWHLASVVSVLEDHKGFAAMRKSKDLIRGKLVTAGAIFFTLNVVFAAVELGFRAWVVRGSGAASSRLLLGLIMLAALCCVVMLALVTQTVVYLVCKSYHHESLDKANISDHLEVYLGDYVPLKASDVQMEQFQPGNL